From a region of the Nonlabens sp. Hel1_33_55 genome:
- a CDS encoding GH3 auxin-responsive promoter family protein, with product MAILGPIIKAALNIHEFFTHVDDHKMAQQKVLKKLLETAQDTAFGKEYDFKTILEDDNVHEAFDNAVPFHDYTSMDSKWWSRIKNGEENVTWPGMPGYMARSSGTTGKKSKMIPVTDDMLDAISTAGTRQVSALTNFDLDAEVFEKEALALGSSTELEIVDGFKVGEISGIAASNIPEFLESKYRPGQDIARIDDWDERVQKIAELSSEWDIAMISGIPSWLELMLKKVMDYHKVDSIHEVWPSLSVYTTGGVAFEPYRKSFEKLFTKPVTIVDTYLASEGFIACQQRQETDAMQLITDGGIYFEFVPFKPEYILEDGSLRQDVTTLDISQVEENVDYVLIISTVSGAWRYLIGDTIAFTDVNHAEIKITGRTKFFLNVVGSQLSVLKMETALNELQEECHASIKEFTVYARKIDGEFYHKWFLETETDKSEEDLADSLDQKLKEANKNYSVARSKALKGVKVTKVPEGFFNDWNAHQKKMGGQVKMAKVLSDDKQDEWEEFVKEKLGTD from the coding sequence ATGGCCATCCTAGGACCTATCATTAAAGCTGCTCTCAATATTCATGAGTTTTTCACTCACGTGGATGACCACAAAATGGCACAGCAAAAAGTGCTGAAAAAATTGTTGGAAACAGCTCAGGACACAGCCTTTGGAAAGGAATATGATTTCAAAACTATTCTGGAAGATGACAATGTGCATGAGGCATTTGACAATGCTGTACCATTCCATGATTATACCAGTATGGATTCAAAATGGTGGAGCAGAATCAAAAATGGTGAGGAAAATGTGACCTGGCCAGGAATGCCTGGATATATGGCACGTAGCAGTGGTACCACTGGAAAAAAGAGTAAGATGATTCCTGTTACTGACGACATGCTGGATGCGATAAGCACCGCTGGAACACGGCAGGTAAGTGCGCTGACCAACTTTGACCTAGACGCAGAGGTTTTTGAAAAAGAAGCTTTAGCCTTAGGAAGTTCAACAGAACTTGAAATAGTTGACGGATTCAAAGTAGGTGAGATTAGCGGTATTGCCGCAAGCAATATTCCAGAGTTTTTGGAAAGCAAATATCGTCCAGGACAAGACATCGCGAGAATCGACGATTGGGATGAGCGTGTTCAAAAAATTGCAGAATTGTCTAGTGAATGGGACATCGCAATGATTAGCGGCATTCCGTCATGGCTGGAATTGATGCTTAAAAAAGTAATGGATTACCACAAAGTGGATTCCATTCATGAGGTATGGCCATCCTTGAGTGTTTATACTACTGGTGGCGTTGCATTTGAGCCTTATCGCAAGAGTTTTGAAAAATTATTTACAAAGCCCGTTACTATTGTGGATACCTATCTAGCTAGTGAAGGTTTTATCGCTTGCCAGCAACGTCAGGAAACTGATGCCATGCAATTAATAACAGATGGTGGCATTTACTTTGAATTCGTTCCCTTCAAGCCAGAATATATTTTAGAGGATGGAAGCCTACGACAAGATGTAACCACCTTAGATATTTCTCAGGTAGAAGAAAATGTGGATTATGTATTGATTATCTCAACAGTAAGCGGTGCGTGGCGCTACTTGATTGGTGATACCATAGCTTTTACTGACGTGAACCATGCAGAAATCAAGATTACTGGACGTACCAAGTTTTTCTTGAATGTTGTTGGTAGCCAGTTATCCGTTCTTAAAATGGAAACTGCATTGAATGAATTGCAAGAAGAATGTCATGCGAGCATTAAAGAATTTACGGTTTACGCTCGTAAGATCGATGGAGAGTTTTACCACAAATGGTTTCTGGAAACAGAAACAGATAAGTCTGAAGAAGATCTCGCCGACTCATTAGACCAAAAGCTGAAAGAGGCTAATAAAAATTATTCAGTTGCCAGAAGTAAAGCTTTAAAAGGTGTGAAAGTAACTAAGGTTCCAGAAGGGTTCTTTAACGACTGGAACGCACACCAAAAGAAAATGGGCGGTCAGGTGAAAATGGCCAAAGTTCTAAGCGATGACAAACAAGATGAATGGGAAGAGTTCGTAAAGGAGAAGTTGGGAACTGATTAG
- a CDS encoding anti-sigma-F factor Fin: MCCFQATCWLTSWSPVWYKCRHCGTVLRIFEKLRFRESDINLNPIAHNNRQELITCRFCFNAFFTAKTAPTAIFPVHEVPKINRTRKYT; this comes from the coding sequence ATATGCTGTTTCCAGGCAACCTGCTGGCTTACGTCCTGGTCACCCGTTTGGTATAAATGCCGGCATTGTGGCACAGTTCTAAGGATTTTTGAGAAGTTACGCTTTCGCGAAAGCGATATCAATCTCAATCCCATTGCACACAACAATCGGCAGGAACTGATCACCTGCCGATTTTGTTTTAACGCATTTTTCACGGCTAAAACCGCTCCAACGGCTATCTTTCCCGTCCATGAAGTACCCAAAATTAATCGTACCAGAAAATATACGTGA
- a CDS encoding TonB-dependent receptor family protein → MKVYFSSLFVVLAMVFANAQQTTIQDSINNLNSIKLRSNSLFGSKFEAQNSTGSSYFLSAKDLAKFQYTDVNRALLTVPGVNITEEDGFGLRPNISLRGTQAERSAKITLMEDGVLIAPAPYSAPAAYYFPNVARMEAIEVLKGSSQVQYGPFTTGGAINFVSTNIPNELKGYAKMNFGNYNSRQTQLRVGDSGEQLGYVVEYLNFNSDGFKSLDGGGNTGFDRNDYSAKVRYSTKADADVYQSLTLKLQYSEGLDNETYLGLTETDFENDPYRRYLGSAEDFIKTEHDQIQLTHLIQPAKNLFITTTAYSNNFARNWYKLDYVNTGNGNVGIASILRDPATNQNEFLALSSGADTADDVLGVKANNRSYYGRGIQSKANLFFGSKTRSELEVGLRYHKDQEDRYQHVDLYAVENNRLALTSPGSPGTDANRISEASAIAAHALYKFTTGKLTITPGLRYENIKLTRDNYGSADPQRTGSELSSRENNIDIFIPGVGAFYKFDNSISMFGGIHKGFSPPGSAPDVDAEESVNYELGTRFNLAGIRGETTVFFNDYSNLLGSDLAAAGGGGTTDQFNAGAANVAGLEFSLNYDFLEMNNSWSLPVSVNYTFTDTQFRNAFDSDVYGEVEIGDEIPYIAQNQFNILAGVSHNSFDVNLNARFVGAMRTIAGQGSIASSNKVDSNFIVDLSGRYHVNNYLSITANIINILDNEYAVSRQPAGLRPGHPFGINAGIVAQF, encoded by the coding sequence ATGAAAGTATATTTTTCTTCTTTGTTCGTAGTGCTGGCAATGGTTTTTGCTAACGCTCAGCAAACCACAATTCAAGATTCCATCAATAATCTGAATTCCATTAAACTGAGGTCAAACTCATTGTTTGGGAGCAAATTTGAAGCACAAAATAGCACGGGTTCCTCCTATTTTTTATCGGCTAAAGACTTAGCCAAGTTTCAATATACTGACGTCAATCGAGCCTTACTTACAGTTCCTGGCGTGAATATTACTGAAGAAGATGGTTTTGGCCTGAGACCCAACATCTCACTACGAGGCACACAAGCAGAACGATCTGCTAAAATCACGCTTATGGAGGATGGCGTTCTTATAGCTCCAGCACCATATTCTGCTCCAGCAGCATACTATTTTCCTAATGTGGCTCGTATGGAAGCGATCGAAGTCCTTAAAGGTAGCAGCCAAGTTCAGTATGGTCCTTTTACCACTGGCGGCGCGATCAACTTTGTATCAACGAATATCCCAAATGAATTGAAAGGGTATGCCAAAATGAATTTTGGAAACTATAACTCTCGCCAGACACAACTGCGTGTAGGTGATAGCGGTGAGCAGCTGGGCTATGTAGTAGAATACCTTAACTTTAATAGTGATGGATTCAAAAGTCTTGATGGTGGCGGCAATACTGGATTTGACCGCAATGACTATAGTGCAAAAGTTCGCTACTCTACAAAAGCAGATGCTGACGTCTATCAATCACTGACGCTCAAACTTCAATACAGTGAAGGCCTAGACAACGAGACATACCTAGGACTTACCGAAACTGATTTTGAAAATGATCCTTACAGAAGATATCTGGGCAGCGCAGAAGATTTCATCAAAACCGAACACGATCAAATCCAACTCACACACCTGATCCAACCTGCCAAAAACCTTTTCATTACCACCACGGCCTACTCCAATAATTTTGCACGCAACTGGTACAAGTTGGATTATGTAAATACTGGAAATGGCAATGTAGGCATCGCCTCAATATTGCGCGATCCTGCTACCAATCAAAATGAATTTCTAGCCTTATCCAGTGGTGCAGATACTGCAGATGATGTACTAGGAGTCAAAGCAAACAACCGCAGCTATTACGGTCGTGGGATTCAATCTAAAGCGAACCTATTCTTCGGTTCAAAAACTAGAAGTGAACTAGAAGTAGGTTTGCGCTATCATAAAGATCAAGAAGATCGCTACCAGCACGTTGATCTATATGCTGTAGAAAATAACAGGCTTGCTTTGACATCTCCAGGATCTCCAGGCACAGATGCTAATCGAATAAGCGAGGCAAGCGCCATCGCCGCACATGCACTCTATAAGTTTACAACTGGTAAATTGACCATAACACCAGGATTGCGTTATGAAAACATTAAGCTGACCAGAGATAATTATGGAAGCGCAGATCCTCAACGTACTGGATCAGAGCTAAGCTCCAGAGAGAACAACATTGATATTTTCATTCCTGGAGTAGGTGCCTTTTACAAGTTCGACAACAGTATTTCCATGTTTGGCGGAATTCACAAAGGTTTCTCACCACCTGGAAGCGCACCAGATGTAGATGCAGAAGAAAGCGTCAATTATGAGTTGGGAACTAGATTCAACCTAGCAGGAATACGTGGCGAGACCACTGTATTTTTCAATGATTATTCCAACCTTTTGGGAAGTGATCTAGCCGCAGCTGGTGGTGGTGGCACGACAGACCAGTTCAACGCAGGCGCAGCAAACGTTGCAGGACTTGAATTTAGCTTGAACTATGATTTTCTTGAAATGAATAATAGTTGGTCCTTACCCGTTAGTGTGAACTATACTTTCACTGACACGCAGTTCCGTAATGCATTTGATAGTGACGTGTATGGCGAGGTAGAAATAGGTGATGAAATTCCCTACATCGCGCAAAATCAGTTCAACATACTTGCTGGCGTTTCCCATAACAGCTTTGACGTCAACCTCAACGCTCGCTTTGTAGGTGCTATGAGGACTATCGCCGGGCAAGGCAGCATCGCTAGTTCAAATAAAGTAGACAGCAATTTTATCGTTGATCTTTCTGGTCGCTATCACGTCAATAATTATCTGTCCATAACGGCAAACATCATCAATATTCTAGACAATGAATATGCTGTTTCCAGGCAACCTGCTGGCTTACGTCCTGGTCACCCGTTTGGTATAAATGCCGGCATTGTGGCACAGTTCTAA
- the hemG gene encoding protoporphyrinogen oxidase: MTLKQNYDVVILGAGISGLSAGYSLLKSEQDFAILEATDRCGGVIESEVIDGLLVEHGPNSMALTPEVEALCQELHIEDRILPALEESKIRQILWDDQLHTLKASPLTLLSTNLISLGAKLRILKEPFITSKSPAGESVLEFFTRRFGKQVARRMAGAIVSGIYAGDAAQLEMASVFPRFVELEREHGSLLKVLKKSPSAPRKIVSFDRGMEVLTSSLSRKLNNHIHLNKSIQSIVKEADAWKIALENGQEIIANKIISTLPYYKLTKVLSVTDFPNIAVSYNPMLTLQVKITLEELRSKTTGFGFLASSFERKDFIGVLFNGNVFETAVAGDHALMNFFVRPDHCNSQDPQVIFDNLCVPLFRKWTGIDVKLELIHSRFWPQAIPQKVVGHQNKMNQIKNWETQNHGFHVAGNFIYGVSIGDCIQQHLQLSKEL, translated from the coding sequence ATGACTTTGAAGCAAAACTATGATGTAGTTATACTTGGCGCTGGAATTTCTGGCCTAAGCGCTGGATATTCTCTACTCAAATCTGAACAGGATTTTGCCATCCTAGAAGCCACCGATCGCTGCGGCGGAGTCATAGAATCAGAGGTCATCGATGGATTGTTAGTGGAACATGGGCCCAACAGCATGGCACTCACGCCAGAAGTAGAAGCACTCTGTCAAGAATTACACATTGAAGACCGCATACTACCGGCATTGGAAGAAAGTAAAATACGCCAGATACTTTGGGATGATCAACTACATACCCTGAAGGCATCACCGTTGACGCTACTTTCTACCAATCTCATTTCGTTGGGCGCAAAACTCCGCATTCTCAAGGAGCCTTTCATCACCAGTAAATCGCCAGCAGGAGAAAGTGTACTGGAATTTTTTACTCGCAGATTCGGTAAGCAAGTCGCAAGGCGCATGGCAGGAGCTATTGTTAGCGGTATTTATGCAGGCGATGCTGCTCAGCTTGAAATGGCATCTGTGTTTCCGCGATTTGTGGAGTTGGAAAGGGAACACGGCAGCCTATTGAAAGTTCTCAAGAAATCGCCATCTGCACCTCGCAAAATTGTTAGCTTTGACCGTGGAATGGAGGTTTTGACTAGTTCGCTTTCGCGAAAGCTCAATAACCATATTCACCTCAACAAATCGATACAGTCAATAGTTAAGGAAGCTGATGCCTGGAAGATAGCTTTGGAGAATGGTCAGGAAATTATCGCTAATAAAATTATTTCTACACTACCCTACTATAAATTGACAAAAGTATTGTCCGTGACAGACTTCCCAAATATCGCAGTCTCTTACAATCCCATGTTGACGCTACAAGTCAAAATCACATTAGAAGAATTGCGCTCAAAAACAACGGGTTTTGGTTTTCTAGCATCATCGTTTGAACGCAAGGATTTTATAGGCGTACTTTTCAATGGAAACGTATTTGAAACAGCCGTTGCTGGTGATCACGCATTAATGAATTTTTTCGTCAGACCAGATCACTGTAATTCCCAGGATCCGCAGGTGATTTTTGATAATCTTTGTGTGCCTTTATTTCGCAAATGGACGGGAATCGATGTTAAGTTAGAACTCATCCATAGCCGATTCTGGCCGCAGGCCATTCCGCAAAAAGTGGTGGGACATCAAAATAAAATGAATCAAATCAAAAACTGGGAAACCCAGAATCACGGATTTCATGTAGCTGGAAACTTTATTTATGGCGTTTCTATCGGTGACTGCATTCAGCAACATTTGCAACTTTCAAAAGAATTATAG
- the guaB gene encoding IMP dehydrogenase, producing MISHDAKFVGEGLTYDDVLLVPGYSEVLPREVSIQSKFSRNITLNVPIVSAAMDTVTESRMAIAMAQEGGIGILHKNMSIEAQAQKVRRVKRAESGMIIDPVTLTEQATIGDAKASMREHGIGGIPIVDEGGFIKGIVTNRDLRFEKKDSRSVTEVMTSENLVTAKAGTSLQQAEIILQEHKIEKLLVVSDDDKLIGLITFRDITKLTLQPNANKDQYGRLRVAAAIGVTGDAVDRARALVEAGVDAVVIDTAHGHTKGVVDVLKDVKKHFPELDVVVGNVATAAAAKYLADAGADAVKVGIGPGSICTTRVVAGVGFPQLSAVMEAAHALKGSGVPVIADGGIRYTGDIPKAIAAGADCVMLGSLLAGTTESPGETIIYDGRKFKSYRGMGSVEAMQTGSKDRYFQDVEDDIKKLVPEGIVGRVPFKGDLVESMTQFIGGLRAGMGYCGASDIESLKDKGQFVKITAAGVHESHPHDVTITKEAPNYSRN from the coding sequence ATGATCTCACACGATGCTAAGTTTGTAGGTGAAGGCCTTACTTACGACGATGTACTTCTTGTTCCTGGCTACAGCGAGGTACTCCCTAGAGAAGTTAGTATACAAAGTAAATTTTCCCGTAACATTACCCTTAATGTACCCATAGTATCTGCCGCAATGGATACGGTAACTGAAAGTCGTATGGCTATCGCCATGGCGCAGGAAGGAGGAATAGGGATTCTACACAAGAACATGTCGATAGAGGCACAGGCTCAGAAAGTGCGCCGTGTCAAACGTGCAGAAAGCGGTATGATCATCGATCCAGTAACCCTTACTGAACAGGCTACCATTGGCGATGCAAAAGCCAGCATGCGCGAGCACGGTATAGGTGGTATTCCTATCGTTGATGAAGGAGGATTCATAAAAGGAATTGTAACAAATCGGGATTTACGATTTGAGAAAAAAGATAGCCGCAGTGTAACTGAGGTAATGACTTCAGAAAATCTAGTAACGGCAAAGGCAGGAACTTCCCTGCAGCAGGCAGAAATCATTTTACAGGAACATAAAATTGAAAAGCTTCTGGTCGTTAGCGATGATGATAAATTAATTGGTCTGATCACTTTTAGAGATATTACCAAGCTCACACTACAGCCTAATGCCAACAAGGATCAATACGGTAGATTGCGTGTTGCTGCTGCGATAGGTGTTACTGGTGATGCGGTAGATAGAGCAAGAGCTTTAGTTGAGGCTGGTGTTGATGCGGTAGTTATTGATACAGCACACGGTCATACCAAAGGTGTGGTTGATGTATTGAAAGATGTAAAAAAGCATTTTCCAGAATTAGACGTTGTTGTAGGTAATGTAGCTACAGCTGCCGCCGCAAAGTATCTAGCAGATGCTGGTGCAGACGCCGTCAAGGTTGGTATAGGTCCTGGGTCCATTTGTACGACACGAGTGGTTGCAGGAGTAGGTTTTCCACAACTCAGCGCTGTTATGGAAGCGGCTCATGCTCTCAAAGGCTCTGGAGTTCCTGTCATTGCAGATGGCGGAATACGATACACGGGTGATATTCCTAAAGCTATAGCTGCTGGTGCAGACTGCGTCATGTTGGGTTCTTTACTTGCTGGTACTACAGAATCTCCAGGTGAAACGATTATCTATGATGGTCGTAAATTCAAATCTTATCGTGGTATGGGATCTGTAGAAGCGATGCAGACTGGATCTAAGGATCGTTATTTCCAGGATGTGGAAGACGACATCAAGAAATTGGTTCCAGAAGGAATTGTGGGACGTGTACCATTCAAAGGTGATCTTGTAGAAAGCATGACACAATTTATAGGAGGTCTACGTGCAGGAATGGGTTATTGCGGAGCTAGTGATATTGAAAGCCTCAAGGATAAAGGTCAGTTTGTAAAGATCACTGCCGCTGGAGTTCATGAAAGTCACCCACATGATGTAACGATTACAAAAGAGGCGCCTAATTATAGCCGCAACTAA
- a CDS encoding fumarylacetoacetate hydrolase family protein translates to MKIICIGRNYVEHIRELDSERPDEPIVFLKPDTSILLDKNPFFIPDFSDDVHHEIEVVIKINRLGKHIDEKFAHKYYNEIGLGIDFTARDLQNELKAKGLPWEKCKAFDGATVVSRTFIDKKELGDLGQLGFQLYKNDVLQQDGNTNLMLWKVDELIAYVSKFFTLKIGDLIFTGTPAGVSRVQENDSLKGFLAGKELFSIRVK, encoded by the coding sequence ATGAAAATCATTTGTATAGGCCGTAATTATGTGGAACACATCAGGGAGCTCGATAGCGAGCGACCTGATGAACCCATTGTTTTTTTAAAGCCAGATACGTCTATTTTATTGGATAAGAACCCGTTTTTTATTCCAGACTTTTCTGATGATGTCCATCATGAAATTGAGGTTGTTATCAAAATCAATAGGCTAGGAAAACATATAGACGAGAAGTTTGCGCACAAATATTACAACGAGATAGGATTGGGTATTGACTTTACCGCAAGAGATCTTCAAAATGAATTAAAAGCTAAAGGCCTTCCATGGGAAAAGTGCAAGGCATTTGATGGCGCTACCGTTGTTTCTAGGACTTTTATCGATAAAAAAGAATTGGGAGATCTTGGCCAGCTCGGTTTTCAACTATACAAGAATGACGTTCTACAGCAGGACGGCAATACAAACTTGATGTTGTGGAAGGTTGATGAGCTCATTGCATATGTCAGTAAATTTTTTACTCTCAAGATAGGAGACCTTATCTTTACAGGCACACCAGCTGGAGTTTCTAGAGTTCAGGAGAATGACTCTCTCAAAGGATTTCTAGCAGGAAAGGAATTATTTTCAATACGCGTTAAATGA
- a CDS encoding Hpt domain-containing protein, whose product MSKLYNLSTIKELSEDDPEFIKAMVDTFIEEIPQDLEQLALGVVEDDREMVHEYAHKMKPTVEMFGLSCHYDVLVMEAWGKSDDQMDINEHFMRVQEDLQKTVTQLKEDF is encoded by the coding sequence ATGAGTAAATTATATAACTTAAGTACTATAAAGGAATTGTCAGAAGATGATCCAGAATTCATCAAGGCAATGGTCGATACTTTTATAGAAGAGATACCGCAGGATCTGGAGCAACTTGCTTTGGGAGTCGTGGAGGATGATCGTGAAATGGTTCACGAGTACGCCCATAAGATGAAGCCTACCGTTGAAATGTTTGGACTTTCTTGTCACTATGACGTACTCGTCATGGAGGCTTGGGGAAAGTCAGACGATCAAATGGATATCAACGAGCACTTCATGCGAGTGCAGGAAGACCTACAGAAAACCGTCACACAGCTCAAGGAAGATTTTTAA
- a CDS encoding CinA family nicotinamide mononucleotide deamidase-related protein has translation MKATVITIGDEILIGQIVDTNSAWMGKELNKIGVSVYEIISIADDKDHILSAFAKAEQQSDVVLITGGLGPTKDDITKSTICEYFDDELVLNESVLVHIREMFAKYVKDAIVPANELQAMVPSKAKILNNAYGTAPGMWLEKNETVFVSMPGVPFEMKALMSNEVLPLLGKTEGLPLIYHRTILTAGQGESTIAARIEKWEDELPADIKLAYLPSLGSVRLRLSSIGKDRDQVRSAVDQRVLSLYDLIDDIIIGESNDESLAQQVSALFKKAGRTLAVAESCTGGQIAQQLTEHAGASQFFMGASVTYATRSKIDLLDVDPSIIETHSVVSEQVAMAMAKGARLKFHSDIAVSTTGNAGPSKGDSDADVGTVFIGIATAYECFAVKFNMGNHRERVIQKTVNKSFELLQKEILKIHAN, from the coding sequence ATGAAAGCAACGGTAATTACTATAGGCGATGAGATCCTCATAGGCCAGATCGTTGATACAAATTCTGCTTGGATGGGTAAGGAGCTCAACAAGATTGGGGTTTCTGTCTATGAAATTATTTCTATTGCCGACGATAAGGATCATATTTTGTCCGCTTTCGCGAAAGCGGAACAGCAATCAGACGTAGTGCTCATCACCGGCGGCTTAGGTCCTACCAAGGACGACATCACAAAATCAACCATCTGTGAGTACTTTGACGATGAATTGGTGCTGAACGAATCTGTTTTAGTACATATACGTGAGATGTTTGCTAAGTATGTCAAAGATGCTATTGTGCCGGCTAACGAGCTGCAGGCTATGGTTCCCTCTAAAGCCAAAATTCTCAACAACGCCTACGGTACCGCACCAGGAATGTGGTTGGAGAAGAATGAAACTGTTTTTGTTTCCATGCCAGGTGTCCCTTTTGAAATGAAGGCATTAATGAGTAATGAAGTATTGCCGCTACTGGGAAAAACCGAAGGTTTACCTTTAATTTATCACCGTACGATATTGACAGCTGGTCAAGGTGAGAGTACCATAGCGGCTCGAATTGAAAAATGGGAAGATGAATTACCGGCAGATATCAAACTGGCTTATCTGCCTAGTTTAGGCTCCGTGAGGTTGCGTTTGTCCAGTATAGGAAAAGACCGTGATCAAGTGAGGTCTGCCGTGGATCAAAGAGTATTGTCTTTATATGATCTCATCGATGATATTATCATAGGAGAAAGTAATGATGAATCCTTAGCCCAGCAAGTATCTGCACTTTTCAAAAAAGCGGGACGAACTCTGGCAGTTGCAGAAAGTTGTACAGGCGGTCAAATCGCACAACAACTAACGGAGCATGCAGGTGCCTCTCAGTTTTTCATGGGTGCATCTGTCACTTATGCTACAAGATCTAAGATTGATTTATTGGATGTCGATCCATCGATTATAGAAACGCACAGCGTTGTCAGTGAACAGGTAGCAATGGCGATGGCAAAAGGTGCACGATTAAAATTTCATTCTGACATTGCAGTTTCTACCACAGGCAATGCTGGACCCAGCAAAGGCGATAGCGATGCAGACGTTGGAACAGTGTTTATAGGTATAGCAACGGCATATGAGTGTTTTGCGGTCAAGTTCAACATGGGGAATCATCGCGAGCGAGTGATCCAGAAGACGGTCAATAAGTCGTTTGAGTTATTACAGAAAGAAATATTGAAAATACACGCAAATTAG